From one Solanum stenotomum isolate F172 chromosome 12, ASM1918654v1, whole genome shotgun sequence genomic stretch:
- the LOC125846720 gene encoding probable transcription factor At1g66420 isoform X1, with translation MSFSASSLAKLSLLTRTKALTMGRNQKRKEQKMAENSSTDSGNCSVEFVREEEEIVSKKRKNKDVDVTRFLYNDTPSDGYDEEKTPSPKAKRMMKLKSKPPLVSKVWSDKDEISLLTGIIKFKEQTAREVAQNMAEFRAFILPSLTLQATPVQLREKIRRIRLKYEKTLATGNPSNTDLHQVQVFQLCQKIWTQPPNSNSLLLKENHNIPENDLQVKEKHNIPDNGLQVKEKHNIPENGQPGKQSLLVKEKKHNIRPIQQHKIIPDSGLDGKTMEDLLKRLAKDVELVVNSKACLQGNSNEVGIRVLDIGLESMKLGIKLGKLVHEKATSPELQDSPELREQVVLRAYLEAKIEHAQLLLNAYDGLIKDHSNEAQSSSVSAIKD, from the exons ATGTCCTTTTCCGCCTCTTCACTTGCTAAACTATCTCTCTTGACTAGAACTAAAGCTTTAACCATGGGCagaaaccaaaaaaggaaagaacagAAAATGGCAGAAAATTCAAGCACAGATTCAGGAAATTGTAGTGTGGAGTTTGtgagagaagaagaggaaatagtgtcaaagaaaagaaaaaacaaggaTGTTGATGTGACAAGGTTTCTTTATAATGATACTCCTTCCGATGGATATGATGAAGAGAAAACTCCTTCTCCGAAGGCGAAGAGGATGATGAAACTGAAATCCAAACCTCCCCTTGTTTCAAAAGTGTGGAGTGATAAAGATGAAATTTCCCTACTCACAGGTATCATTAAGTTCAAGGAACAAACAGCTCGTGAAGTTGCACAAAATATGGCCGAATTTCGTGCATTTATCCTTCCTTCACTTACTCTTCAAGCTACGCCTGTCCAATTAAGGGAGAAAATAAGGCGTATCAGACTAAAGTATGAAAAGACTCTTGCCACAGGAAATCCTTCTAATACAGACCTGCACCAAGTCCAAGTGTTCCAATTATGTCAGAAAATTTGGACTCAACCTCCTAACTCCAACTCTCTACTGCTAAAGGAGAACCACAACATTCCAGAAAACGACCTACAGGTAAAGGAGAAACACAACATTCCAGATAATGGGCTACAGGTAAAGGAGAAGCACAACATTCCAGAAAATGGGCAGCCAGGAAAGCAGAGTCTACTGGTAAAGGAGAAGAAACACAACATTCGACCGATTCAGCAGCATAAAATTATCCCCGATTCTGGACTGGATGGGAAAACTATGGAAGATTTGTTGAAGCGACTAGCCAAAGATGTAGAACTTGTTGTAAATTCTAAGGCATGTTTGCAAGGAAATAGTAATGAAGTTGGTATAAGAGTGCTTGATATTGGCCTAGAAAGTATGAAATTAGGGATAAAGTTGGGGAAATTGGTGCACGAGAAAGCGACTTCGCCTGAGTTG CAAGATTCTCCGGAGCTACGGGAACAAGTGGTATTAAGGGCCTATCTGGAAGCCAAGATAGAGCACGCACAACTACTTTTGAATGCTTATGATGGTTTAATTAAG
- the LOC125846720 gene encoding transcription factor STKL2-like isoform X2: protein MSFSASSLAKLSLLTRTKALTMGRNQKRKEQKMAENSSTDSGNCSVEFVREEEEIVSKKRKNKDVDVTRFLYNDTPSDGYDEEKTPSPKAKRMMKLKSKPPLVSKVWSDKDEISLLTGIIKFKEQTAREVAQNMAEFRAFILPSLTLQATPVQLREKIRRIRLKYEKTLATGNPSNTDLHQVQVFQLCQKIWTQPPNSNSLLLKENHNIPENDLQVKEKHNIPENGQPGKQSLLVKEKKHNIRPIQQHKIIPDSGLDGKTMEDLLKRLAKDVELVVNSKACLQGNSNEVGIRVLDIGLESMKLGIKLGKLVHEKATSPELQDSPELREQVVLRAYLEAKIEHAQLLLNAYDGLIKDHSNEAQSSSVSAIKD, encoded by the exons ATGTCCTTTTCCGCCTCTTCACTTGCTAAACTATCTCTCTTGACTAGAACTAAAGCTTTAACCATGGGCagaaaccaaaaaaggaaagaacagAAAATGGCAGAAAATTCAAGCACAGATTCAGGAAATTGTAGTGTGGAGTTTGtgagagaagaagaggaaatagtgtcaaagaaaagaaaaaacaaggaTGTTGATGTGACAAGGTTTCTTTATAATGATACTCCTTCCGATGGATATGATGAAGAGAAAACTCCTTCTCCGAAGGCGAAGAGGATGATGAAACTGAAATCCAAACCTCCCCTTGTTTCAAAAGTGTGGAGTGATAAAGATGAAATTTCCCTACTCACAGGTATCATTAAGTTCAAGGAACAAACAGCTCGTGAAGTTGCACAAAATATGGCCGAATTTCGTGCATTTATCCTTCCTTCACTTACTCTTCAAGCTACGCCTGTCCAATTAAGGGAGAAAATAAGGCGTATCAGACTAAAGTATGAAAAGACTCTTGCCACAGGAAATCCTTCTAATACAGACCTGCACCAAGTCCAAGTGTTCCAATTATGTCAGAAAATTTGGACTCAACCTCCTAACTCCAACTCTCTACTGCTAAAGGAGAACCACAACATTCCAGAAAACGACCTACAG GTAAAGGAGAAGCACAACATTCCAGAAAATGGGCAGCCAGGAAAGCAGAGTCTACTGGTAAAGGAGAAGAAACACAACATTCGACCGATTCAGCAGCATAAAATTATCCCCGATTCTGGACTGGATGGGAAAACTATGGAAGATTTGTTGAAGCGACTAGCCAAAGATGTAGAACTTGTTGTAAATTCTAAGGCATGTTTGCAAGGAAATAGTAATGAAGTTGGTATAAGAGTGCTTGATATTGGCCTAGAAAGTATGAAATTAGGGATAAAGTTGGGGAAATTGGTGCACGAGAAAGCGACTTCGCCTGAGTTG CAAGATTCTCCGGAGCTACGGGAACAAGTGGTATTAAGGGCCTATCTGGAAGCCAAGATAGAGCACGCACAACTACTTTTGAATGCTTATGATGGTTTAATTAAG